From a region of the Actinopolymorpha singaporensis genome:
- the lysS gene encoding lysine--tRNA ligase → MTETPATNPAREEDDLPEQMRIRREKRERLIGRGVDPYPVSVTRSHTLAELRSAYPDLPADHATGDTVTVVGRVIFSRIAGKLCFARLRDGDGTEVQAMISLDRVGEDSLADWKATVDIGDHIGVEGEVVTSRRGELSVAATRWFVVSKALRPLPVEHKDLSDESRVRQRYLDLIQRPRARDLMLARSTVVSSIRRTLLNRGYLEVETPILQAIHGGAAARPFATHFNAFDREYYLRIAIELYLKRLVVGGAHKVFEIGRNFRNEGIDSTHSPEFTMLEAYEAYGDYHTMAELVRTLVVDAARALGSTVVPDGRGGEIDLEAQWHWLPIHEAVSAAVGAEVTPDTTEMELRGHAARFDVELQPGWGAGEVVLELFEKLVEHTLIEPTFVCDYPAEVRPLARPHRKDPRLAEAFDLIAAGVELSPAYSELVDPVEQRERLVEQSVRAAGGDVDAMQLDEDFLRALEYGMPPTGGMGMGIDRLVMLLTGVRSIRDTILFPLVKPDV, encoded by the coding sequence GTAACCAGAAGCCACACCCTGGCCGAGCTGCGTTCGGCCTACCCCGACCTGCCGGCCGACCATGCCACCGGTGACACGGTGACGGTCGTGGGCCGGGTCATTTTCTCGCGGATCGCCGGCAAGTTGTGTTTCGCCAGACTGCGCGACGGCGACGGAACCGAGGTCCAGGCGATGATCTCCCTGGACCGGGTGGGCGAGGACTCCCTTGCAGACTGGAAGGCCACCGTCGACATCGGCGACCACATAGGCGTCGAGGGCGAGGTCGTCACCAGCCGCCGGGGTGAGCTCTCGGTCGCGGCCACCCGGTGGTTCGTGGTTTCCAAGGCACTGCGCCCCCTTCCGGTCGAACACAAGGACCTTTCCGACGAGTCCCGGGTTCGCCAGCGTTATCTCGACCTCATCCAGCGCCCGCGTGCCCGTGACCTGATGCTGGCCCGCTCGACCGTTGTCTCCTCGATCCGGCGCACTTTGCTGAACCGCGGTTATCTCGAGGTCGAAACCCCGATCCTGCAGGCGATCCACGGCGGTGCGGCCGCGCGCCCGTTCGCCACCCACTTCAACGCGTTCGACCGGGAGTACTACCTCCGTATCGCGATCGAGCTCTACCTCAAGCGGCTCGTGGTGGGCGGCGCCCACAAGGTGTTCGAGATCGGCCGCAATTTCCGGAACGAAGGGATCGATTCCACTCACTCCCCGGAGTTCACGATGCTGGAGGCCTACGAGGCCTACGGCGATTACCACACGATGGCCGAGCTCGTTCGCACTCTCGTCGTGGACGCGGCCAGGGCGCTGGGGTCGACCGTCGTGCCGGACGGACGCGGCGGTGAGATCGACCTGGAAGCCCAGTGGCACTGGCTGCCCATTCACGAGGCGGTCTCCGCGGCGGTCGGAGCAGAAGTGACTCCCGACACCACCGAAATGGAACTCCGCGGCCACGCCGCTCGTTTCGACGTCGAGTTGCAGCCGGGCTGGGGCGCAGGTGAGGTCGTGCTCGAACTCTTCGAGAAGCTGGTCGAGCACACGCTGATCGAGCCCACATTTGTCTGCGACTATCCCGCCGAGGTCCGTCCGCTGGCCCGTCCGCACCGCAAGGATCCCCGATTGGCGGAGGCGTTCGACCTCATCGCCGCCGGGGTCGAGTTGTCCCCGGCCTATTCGGAGTTGGTCGATCCGGTCGAACAACGCGAGCGGCTGGTGGAGCAGTCCGTACGCGCGGCCGGCGGGGACGTCGACGCGATGCAACTCGATGAGGATTTCCTCCGTGCCCTCGAATACGGCATGCCGCCGACCGGCGGGATGGGCATGGGAATCGACCGTCTGGTCATGCTCCTCACCGGTGTCCGCTCCATTCGCGACACCATCCTCTTCCCTCTGGTGAAGCCGGACGTGTGA
- a CDS encoding histone-like nucleoid-structuring protein Lsr2 gives MATKTNVVLIDDLDGSEAEESVKFGLDGVSYEIDLSAKNATKLRNAFATYVGSARRVGGRAARGRAGRPAGGSARKPETAEIRAWARDQGYDVSDRGRIPAEIIEAYQKGRR, from the coding sequence GTGGCGACGAAGACCAACGTCGTTCTCATCGACGACCTCGATGGTTCCGAGGCCGAGGAGAGCGTGAAGTTCGGCTTGGACGGTGTGTCCTACGAAATTGACCTGTCCGCCAAGAATGCGACCAAGTTGCGTAACGCCTTCGCGACCTATGTGGGTTCGGCTCGTCGGGTCGGTGGTCGCGCCGCCCGCGGTCGGGCCGGCCGGCCGGCCGGCGGATCGGCCCGCAAGCCGGAGACCGCCGAGATCCGGGCGTGGGCGCGCGACCAGGGATACGACGTCAGCGACCGGGGCCGCATCCCGGCCGAGATCATCGAGGCTTACCAGAAGGGCCGGCGCTAG